A single window of Longimicrobium sp. DNA harbors:
- a CDS encoding HEPN domain-containing protein, with translation MISTAELASTARARLIDAELLSAAGRYDSAVYLCGYAVELQLKAAICRTLGWSEFPSSNREFEKLRAVKTHDFETLLNLTENRAEILTVYQNEWEEVKTWNPELRYSPVGSMDERKARSLLGAATTLFRVL, from the coding sequence GTGATCAGCACGGCAGAGCTGGCGAGCACCGCGCGTGCCCGCCTCATCGACGCGGAGTTGCTCAGCGCCGCCGGCCGCTACGACAGCGCCGTGTACCTGTGCGGTTACGCGGTCGAGCTGCAGTTGAAGGCGGCGATCTGCCGCACACTGGGCTGGTCCGAATTTCCGTCGTCAAACCGCGAGTTCGAGAAGCTGCGGGCCGTGAAAACGCACGACTTCGAAACCCTGCTCAACCTGACGGAGAATCGAGCCGAGATCCTGACTGTGTACCAGAACGAATGGGAGGAGGTGAAGACGTGGAATCCCGAACTGAGGTACAGCCCGGTTGGAAGCATGGACGAACGAAAGGCTCGCTCCCTTCTCGGGGCTGCCACAACGCTGTTTCGCGTCCTGTAG
- a CDS encoding SDR family oxidoreductase gives MSVDLSGKVAVVTGSTKGIGYAIAESLARAGADVVVSARNEDEVRDAARRLEEVGPGRAVGVACDVRRHEDVRRLIGAAVELGGVDILVNNAGVGVFATVDGMSPEEWHTVIGTNLDGVFFCCHEAIPRLRERGGGWIINIGSLAGRNAFAGGAAYNASKFGLLGFTEAMMLDVRHDDIRVTCIMPGSVATHFNNHDPSDADAWKIQPEDIAQIVMDLIAMPARTLPSKIEVRPSRPKSG, from the coding sequence ATGAGCGTGGATCTGAGCGGAAAGGTGGCGGTGGTGACCGGGAGCACGAAGGGGATCGGCTACGCGATCGCGGAGTCGCTGGCCCGTGCGGGGGCGGACGTGGTGGTCTCCGCGCGCAATGAGGACGAGGTGCGCGATGCAGCCCGGCGGCTGGAGGAAGTGGGCCCGGGGCGCGCGGTGGGCGTCGCCTGCGATGTGCGCCGCCACGAGGACGTGCGGCGGCTGATCGGCGCCGCGGTGGAGCTGGGCGGAGTCGACATCCTGGTGAACAATGCCGGCGTGGGCGTGTTCGCGACGGTGGACGGGATGTCGCCGGAGGAGTGGCACACCGTCATCGGCACCAACCTGGACGGCGTCTTCTTCTGCTGCCACGAGGCGATCCCGCGGCTGCGCGAGCGCGGCGGCGGGTGGATCATCAACATCGGCTCGCTGGCCGGGCGCAACGCCTTCGCGGGGGGCGCGGCGTACAACGCCTCCAAGTTCGGCCTCCTGGGCTTCACCGAGGCGATGATGCTGGACGTGCGCCACGACGACATCCGCGTCACCTGCATCATGCCGGGGAGCGTCGCCACCCACTTCAACAACCACGATCCCAGCGACGCCGACGCCTGGAAGATCCAGCCCGAGGACATCGCGCAGATCGTGATGGACCTCATCGCCATGCCCGCGCGCACCCTGCCCTCCAAGATCGAAGTGCGCCCTTCGCGCCCGAAGTCGGGGTGA
- a CDS encoding S9 family peptidase, whose product MRKQSNPIRLYLPLTMRIHPLFVLGTALVCATPVLAQTPRPPVARIVPRADTTLGDVRIDNYFWLRDDQRRDPAVIGYLEEENRYTEAMMGHTAALQEKLFQEMKGRIRETDLSVPERIGDYFYYSRTETGKQYPILARKRGSLSAPEEVLLDQNRMAEGTRYFSVGAFEVSPDARMLVFAVDTTGGERYTLMIKDLTTGRILPDRVERVNGNVEWAADNRTLFYGMSDAANRPYRILRHTLGTPTSADAVVGEEPDELFRITIGRTKDRRYLTISSGSFNASEVRVLPAGQPMGTFRTIRPRRAELLYDVEHHGDRFLITTNENAPNFKLVTAPEGDPGSWRDLIPTSDSVLLGGIDVFRNHLVLYQRQNALRKIRVVRPDGTGGYDVDFPEPVYTIRPGENPDFDSPTVRFTYNSLVTPPAVYDFHMARRTRELKKATEVVGGYDPTRYATERSWARAADGTRVPLSIVYRKPLVRDGRRPLLLYAYGSYGSSTDPNFSSNNLSLLDRGVIYAIAHVRGGQEMGRHWYDQGKLLNKKNTFTDFVAAAEHLIGERYTSRERLAIRGGSAGGLLMGAVVNMRPELFRAVVADVPFVDVINTMLDASIPLTTGEWLQWGNPSQPEYYGYMKSYSPYDNVERKAYPAMLVTGGLNDPRVPYWEPAKWVAKLRAHKTDANPLLLRTNMGAGHGGASGRYDALRETAFRYAFILDQLGIKD is encoded by the coding sequence ATGCGAAAGCAATCCAATCCCATCCGTCTCTATCTTCCGCTGACCATGCGCATCCATCCCCTCTTCGTTCTCGGCACCGCGCTGGTCTGCGCGACGCCCGTTCTCGCGCAGACGCCGCGGCCGCCGGTGGCGCGCATCGTACCGCGCGCGGACACCACGCTGGGCGACGTGCGCATCGACAACTACTTCTGGCTGCGCGACGACCAGCGCAGGGACCCCGCGGTCATCGGGTACCTGGAGGAGGAGAACCGGTACACCGAGGCGATGATGGGGCACACCGCCGCGCTCCAGGAGAAGCTCTTCCAGGAGATGAAGGGGCGGATCAGGGAGACGGACCTCTCGGTGCCGGAACGCATCGGCGACTACTTCTACTACTCGCGCACCGAGACCGGGAAGCAGTACCCGATCCTGGCCCGCAAGCGCGGGAGCCTCTCCGCGCCCGAAGAGGTGCTGCTGGACCAGAACCGGATGGCGGAGGGGACGCGCTACTTCTCGGTGGGCGCGTTCGAGGTGAGCCCCGACGCGCGGATGCTCGTCTTCGCGGTGGACACCACCGGCGGCGAGCGCTACACGCTGATGATCAAGGACCTGACGACCGGCCGCATCCTTCCCGACCGCGTGGAGCGGGTGAACGGGAACGTGGAGTGGGCGGCGGACAACCGCACCCTCTTCTACGGCATGAGCGACGCGGCCAACCGCCCCTACCGCATTCTCCGCCACACGCTGGGCACGCCCACCTCGGCCGACGCGGTGGTGGGCGAGGAGCCGGACGAGCTCTTTCGCATCACGATCGGCAGGACCAAGGACCGGCGCTACCTGACGATCTCGTCGGGGAGCTTCAACGCCTCGGAGGTGCGCGTGCTCCCGGCCGGCCAGCCGATGGGGACGTTCCGCACGATCCGCCCACGCAGGGCGGAGCTGCTGTACGACGTGGAGCACCACGGCGACCGTTTCCTGATCACCACCAACGAGAACGCCCCCAACTTCAAGCTCGTCACCGCCCCCGAGGGGGACCCGGGGAGCTGGCGCGACCTGATCCCCACCAGCGACTCCGTGCTGCTGGGCGGGATCGACGTATTCCGCAACCACCTGGTGCTGTACCAGCGGCAGAACGCGCTGCGGAAGATCCGCGTGGTGCGGCCGGACGGGACCGGCGGGTACGACGTGGACTTTCCGGAGCCGGTGTACACCATCCGCCCCGGCGAGAACCCGGACTTCGACTCGCCCACCGTGCGCTTTACCTACAACTCGCTGGTGACGCCGCCCGCGGTGTACGACTTCCACATGGCGCGGCGCACCCGCGAGCTGAAGAAGGCGACCGAGGTGGTGGGCGGCTACGATCCCACGCGGTACGCCACCGAGCGGAGCTGGGCGCGCGCGGCGGACGGCACGAGGGTGCCGCTCTCCATCGTGTACCGCAAGCCGCTGGTGCGCGACGGCCGGCGCCCGCTGCTTCTGTACGCGTACGGCTCGTACGGCAGCAGCACCGATCCCAACTTCTCGTCCAACAACCTGAGCCTGCTGGACCGCGGCGTCATCTACGCCATCGCCCACGTGCGCGGCGGGCAGGAGATGGGGCGCCACTGGTACGACCAGGGTAAGCTCCTCAACAAGAAGAACACCTTCACCGACTTCGTCGCCGCGGCCGAGCACCTGATCGGCGAGAGGTACACCTCGCGCGAGCGCCTCGCCATCCGCGGGGGAAGCGCGGGCGGGCTGCTGATGGGCGCGGTGGTCAACATGCGCCCCGAGCTGTTTCGCGCCGTGGTGGCGGACGTGCCCTTTGTGGACGTCATCAACACGATGCTGGACGCCTCCATCCCGCTGACCACCGGCGAGTGGCTGCAGTGGGGGAACCCGAGCCAGCCCGAGTACTACGGCTACATGAAGAGCTACTCGCCGTACGACAACGTGGAGCGCAAGGCGTACCCGGCGATGCTGGTGACGGGCGGCCTCAACGACCCGCGCGTGCCGTACTGGGAGCCGGCCAAGTGGGTCGCCAAGCTGCGGGCCCACAAGACAGACGCCAACCCGCTCCTCCTGCGCACCAACATGGGCGCGGGCCACGGCGGCGCCTCCGGCCGCTACGATGCGCTGCGCGAGACGGCGTTCAGGTATGCGTTCATCCTGGATCAGCTCGGGATCAAGGACTGA
- a CDS encoding class II fumarate hydratase → MTDSHAQFRTERDSLGEMQVPADALYGAQTQRAVENFPISGIRFPRRFIHALGTIKKAAAQANAELGQLDDGVAGAIVRAADEVIEGRWDAQFVLDIFQTGSGTSTNMNTNEVIATRAGQLRGEGETRVHPNDHVNMGQSSNDVIPTAMHVAARVAIQEDLIPALERLRDALRAKAAAFDDVVKSGRTHLMDATPVRLGQEFGGYASQVEHGIRRLRAAGEELSELALGGTAVGTGTNALPAFPGAAIARISDLTGITFREAENHFEAQGAKDAYVSASGALNTLAVSLLKIANDIRWLASGPTSGLAEITLPAVQPGSSIMPGKVNPVMSEALMMVCAQVMGNHVAVTVGGQHGNFELNVMMPVMAHNLLQSVAILAQGCDAFRTRAVEGIGANRERCRELLERNPSIATALNAYIGYDEAAAVAKESAKNFESVRDVVKRRGVLSDEQLDQVLNVRDMTEPGIPGGGVVGGGGG, encoded by the coding sequence ATGACGGATAGCCACGCCCAGTTCCGCACCGAGCGCGACTCGCTCGGCGAGATGCAGGTGCCCGCCGATGCGCTGTACGGTGCGCAGACGCAGCGGGCCGTGGAGAACTTCCCCATCAGCGGCATCCGCTTCCCGCGGCGCTTCATCCACGCGCTGGGGACGATCAAGAAGGCCGCCGCGCAGGCCAACGCCGAGCTGGGCCAACTGGACGACGGCGTGGCGGGCGCCATCGTCCGCGCGGCGGACGAGGTGATCGAGGGGCGCTGGGACGCGCAGTTCGTCCTCGACATCTTCCAGACGGGGAGCGGCACCTCCACCAACATGAACACCAACGAGGTGATCGCCACCCGCGCCGGCCAGCTTCGCGGCGAGGGGGAGACGCGCGTTCACCCCAACGACCACGTCAACATGGGGCAGAGCTCCAACGACGTGATCCCCACCGCCATGCACGTGGCCGCGCGCGTGGCGATCCAGGAGGACCTGATTCCCGCGCTGGAGCGCCTGCGCGACGCGCTGCGGGCCAAGGCCGCCGCCTTCGACGACGTGGTCAAGAGCGGGCGCACGCACCTGATGGATGCCACCCCTGTGCGTCTGGGGCAGGAGTTTGGCGGCTACGCATCTCAGGTGGAGCACGGCATCCGCCGGTTGCGCGCCGCCGGCGAGGAGCTGTCCGAGCTGGCGCTGGGCGGCACCGCGGTGGGGACGGGCACCAACGCCCTCCCCGCCTTTCCCGGGGCCGCCATCGCGCGCATCAGCGACCTCACCGGGATCACCTTTCGCGAGGCGGAGAACCACTTCGAGGCCCAGGGCGCCAAGGATGCCTACGTCTCCGCCTCCGGCGCGCTGAACACGCTGGCGGTGTCGCTCCTCAAGATCGCCAACGACATCCGCTGGCTGGCGAGCGGCCCCACCTCCGGCCTGGCCGAGATCACCCTTCCGGCGGTGCAGCCGGGCTCCTCCATCATGCCGGGGAAGGTGAACCCGGTGATGAGCGAGGCGCTGATGATGGTATGCGCGCAGGTGATGGGGAACCACGTCGCGGTTACCGTGGGCGGGCAGCACGGCAACTTCGAGCTCAACGTGATGATGCCGGTGATGGCCCACAACCTCCTGCAGTCGGTCGCGATCCTGGCGCAGGGGTGCGACGCCTTTCGCACCCGCGCGGTCGAGGGGATCGGCGCGAACCGCGAGCGGTGCCGCGAGCTGCTGGAGCGGAACCCCTCCATCGCCACGGCGCTCAACGCCTACATCGGCTACGACGAGGCGGCGGCGGTGGCCAAGGAATCCGCCAAGAACTTCGAGTCCGTGCGCGACGTGGTGAAGCGCCGCGGCGTCCTCTCCGACGAGCAGCTCGACCAGGTGCTCAACGTGCGCGACATGACCGAGCCGGGCATCCCCGGTGGCGGCGTGGTGGGCGGCGGAGGCGGCTGA
- a CDS encoding MBL fold metallo-hydrolase: protein MIRSVPTLVLAITLSACTMNMQAVREPPYSYAAATAPPWQSMVYAARTDSGVVVVDLGWYGAGRDLRRVLARLGARPEDVTDVFLTHSHRDHIGAWETVRAARFHLSAAEAPIFQGGAHHSDLPSRTGEAVLGNPAPSRGEVAVRPFTGDTVFTFGRDTLRAYLLPGHTPGSAAYLFRRVLFMGDAFAWHLFGGIRPADEIFTENSAQNRANVRALLHRVLPLGVDWACNAHAKCVRPDSAFVERVAG from the coding sequence ATGATCCGATCCGTCCCCACCCTCGTACTCGCGATCACCCTTTCCGCCTGCACCATGAACATGCAGGCGGTCAGGGAACCGCCGTACTCCTACGCCGCCGCGACCGCGCCGCCCTGGCAGAGCATGGTGTACGCGGCGCGCACGGACAGCGGTGTGGTGGTTGTGGACCTGGGGTGGTACGGGGCGGGGCGCGATCTGCGGCGCGTGCTGGCTCGGCTGGGTGCGCGCCCGGAGGACGTGACGGACGTCTTCCTCACCCACAGCCACCGCGACCACATCGGCGCGTGGGAGACGGTGAGGGCGGCGCGCTTCCACCTCTCCGCCGCGGAGGCGCCCATCTTCCAGGGCGGCGCGCATCACAGCGACCTGCCGTCGCGCACCGGCGAGGCGGTGCTGGGGAACCCGGCCCCCTCGCGGGGCGAGGTGGCGGTGCGCCCCTTCACCGGCGACACCGTCTTCACGTTCGGCAGGGACACGCTGCGCGCATACCTCCTTCCGGGGCACACGCCGGGGAGCGCCGCGTACCTCTTTCGCCGCGTGCTCTTCATGGGCGACGCGTTCGCCTGGCACCTCTTCGGCGGCATCCGCCCCGCGGACGAGATCTTTACGGAGAACTCGGCGCAGAACCGGGCCAACGTCCGCGCCCTGCTCCACCGCGTCCTCCCCCTCGGCGTCGACTGGGCCTGCAACGCCCACGCGAAGTGCGTGCGGCCGGACTCCGCGTTCGTGGAGCGGGTGGCGGGGTAG
- a CDS encoding carboxypeptidase-like regulatory domain-containing protein, whose product MSSLFPSHLRHQIILCAALALLAGPLAAQEVQGRVTSAGAAVPGSLVELLDAAGRPVSDAAADSAGGFRIRAPGPGSYRLRAGQVGFQSAVSAPFALRDGERLARSLAITPRTVTLEGLVATARPRCEAVRTSGAALERVWEEARNALALTVRTAADSTIGYDFATYVRTTQVRSDSLLEDSTALVRMVGGVPFASVPVGELDRLGFVRNVAGRVVFFGPDAEVLLSEDFLAQHCFSLRQGRGAEAGLIGLAFEPVPSRRRPDVRGVLWVDARSSELRHLEWQYTRVRAQARYAPRGRADFVRLPGGAWIIRAWWLRLPAAWARMDGGRDAFTLHYDYVEGVREVGGSVARVWSARGGASP is encoded by the coding sequence ATGAGCAGCCTTTTCCCATCCCACCTCCGCCACCAGATCATTCTCTGCGCCGCGCTCGCGCTGCTCGCCGGCCCGCTCGCCGCGCAGGAGGTGCAGGGGCGCGTCACCTCGGCGGGCGCGGCGGTGCCCGGAAGTCTGGTGGAGCTGCTGGACGCGGCGGGGCGCCCCGTCTCCGACGCCGCGGCGGACAGCGCCGGCGGCTTCCGCATCCGGGCGCCGGGCCCCGGAAGCTACCGCCTGCGTGCGGGCCAGGTCGGGTTCCAGAGTGCCGTCTCCGCGCCTTTCGCCCTGCGCGACGGCGAGAGGCTCGCCCGCTCGCTCGCCATCACGCCGCGGACGGTGACGCTGGAGGGGCTGGTCGCGACAGCGCGCCCACGCTGCGAGGCCGTCCGCACGAGCGGCGCGGCGCTGGAGCGCGTCTGGGAAGAGGCCCGCAATGCGCTCGCGCTCACCGTGCGCACCGCCGCGGATTCGACGATCGGGTACGACTTCGCGACCTACGTGCGCACCACGCAAGTGCGGAGCGACTCGCTGCTTGAGGACTCCACCGCGCTGGTGCGCATGGTCGGCGGCGTCCCCTTCGCCAGCGTCCCCGTGGGGGAGCTGGACCGGCTCGGCTTCGTTCGGAACGTGGCCGGCCGGGTCGTCTTCTTCGGTCCCGACGCCGAGGTGCTGCTCTCGGAGGACTTCCTCGCGCAGCACTGCTTCTCGCTGCGCCAGGGTCGCGGCGCGGAGGCGGGGCTGATCGGGCTCGCTTTCGAGCCGGTTCCCTCGCGCCGCCGGCCGGACGTGCGCGGCGTGCTCTGGGTGGACGCCCGCAGCTCGGAGCTACGCCACCTGGAGTGGCAGTACACGCGCGTGCGGGCGCAGGCACGCTACGCTCCCCGTGGCCGCGCCGACTTCGTGCGCCTCCCCGGCGGCGCCTGGATCATCCGCGCCTGGTGGCTGCGCCTCCCCGCCGCCTGGGCGCGGATGGATGGCGGGCGCGACGCCTTCACCCTCCACTACGACTACGTGGAAGGGGTGCGCGAGGTGGGCGGCAGCGTGGCCCGCGTGTGGTCCGCCAGGGGCGGCGCGAGCCCCTGA
- a CDS encoding lysylphosphatidylglycerol synthase domain-containing protein, producing the protein MSLAPAVALCLLLVAVDLALRALRIQLFLKGAGHPLPYWEVFVLNVFGDAAAVVTPLRIGGEPARLGGMIFAGVPLAAAIPLLAVEVVSYSVVVAIAAIIAGLIYAPGWWRGVGPEMIESFRWVVPWIVAVVVGSVLVWWIVHRRRRAAGKPRRSRIVWSSVRGALGWPLAASVPLTLMSVACRVAVLPVLAQTLPNPPTIQVLAISSFALIYGQLFLPTPGGAGAIELAFSSGAAGDLGGSLGTVFLFWRICTAGLPIVLGFGLAIPRYGMAAVRTALRGRHSHQQGPVGPAP; encoded by the coding sequence TTGTCGCTCGCGCCCGCCGTCGCACTCTGTCTGCTCCTCGTGGCCGTCGACCTGGCGCTGCGGGCCCTGCGCATCCAGCTCTTCCTGAAGGGAGCGGGGCATCCGCTGCCGTACTGGGAGGTCTTCGTCCTCAACGTCTTCGGCGACGCGGCGGCGGTGGTGACGCCGCTGAGGATCGGCGGGGAGCCGGCGCGGCTGGGGGGGATGATCTTCGCCGGCGTGCCGCTGGCGGCGGCGATCCCGCTGCTCGCGGTGGAGGTGGTGAGCTATTCGGTGGTGGTCGCGATCGCGGCGATCATCGCGGGGCTGATCTACGCGCCGGGATGGTGGCGCGGGGTCGGTCCGGAGATGATCGAGTCGTTCCGCTGGGTGGTGCCCTGGATCGTGGCGGTGGTGGTCGGCAGCGTGCTGGTGTGGTGGATCGTGCACCGCCGCCGCCGCGCAGCGGGTAAGCCGCGCAGGAGCCGCATCGTGTGGTCGTCGGTGCGCGGCGCGCTGGGGTGGCCGTTGGCGGCGAGCGTCCCGCTCACGCTGATGAGCGTGGCCTGCCGCGTCGCCGTCCTGCCCGTGCTGGCGCAGACCCTCCCCAATCCACCGACGATCCAGGTGCTCGCCATCAGCTCCTTTGCGCTGATCTACGGCCAGCTCTTCCTCCCCACGCCGGGCGGGGCGGGCGCCATCGAGCTCGCCTTCTCCAGTGGCGCCGCCGGGGACCTGGGCGGCAGCCTGGGGACCGTCTTCCTCTTCTGGCGCATCTGCACGGCGGGGCTCCCTATCGTCCTCGGCTTCGGCCTGGCGATTCCGCGCTACGGCATGGCCGCGGTGCGCACGGCGCTGCGCGGCCGGCATTCGCATCAGCAGGGGCCGGTCGGGCCCGCGCCGTGA
- a CDS encoding carboxypeptidase regulatory-like domain-containing protein — MKMVRMLIAAAMLLVPAAAAAQTIEGLVLDDSTGAPVANVRVDLVHTGGAAPASTRTDSTGAFRFDPRPPGTVILRLRHPSYTPIDSLSVAVAKDERVEIELRLGHSPILLEPIIVRARADEGVAGFRDRMARGGFGRFIGRKDLERRSGSRASDLLRMMPGVRIEQGAPGSAVVVMRGGAGGCLPDIYIDGMRMRQLRDSNVDTFISTAMLEGVEVYTSAAQLPNVFVNSFNSCGVVAFWTKPATTGKWSWRKMAIGLGVFLLLAVVSR; from the coding sequence ATGAAGATGGTCCGGATGCTGATCGCGGCGGCGATGCTGCTGGTGCCCGCCGCGGCGGCGGCGCAGACGATCGAGGGATTGGTGCTGGACGACAGCACCGGGGCTCCCGTGGCGAACGTGCGGGTGGACCTCGTGCACACCGGCGGCGCCGCCCCGGCGAGCACGCGGACCGACAGCACGGGCGCGTTCCGCTTCGACCCGCGGCCCCCGGGTACGGTCATCCTGCGGTTGAGGCACCCGTCGTACACGCCCATCGACTCGCTCTCCGTGGCCGTGGCCAAGGACGAGCGCGTGGAGATCGAGCTGCGCCTGGGCCACTCGCCGATCCTGCTGGAGCCGATCATCGTCCGCGCCCGGGCCGACGAAGGGGTCGCCGGGTTCCGTGACCGCATGGCCCGGGGCGGGTTCGGGCGGTTCATCGGGCGCAAGGATCTGGAGCGGCGCAGCGGTTCGCGGGCCAGCGACCTCCTGCGGATGATGCCGGGGGTGCGCATCGAGCAAGGGGCGCCGGGATCGGCGGTCGTGGTGATGCGCGGCGGCGCGGGGGGGTGCCTCCCCGACATCTACATCGACGGCATGCGCATGCGGCAGCTCCGCGACAGCAACGTCGACACGTTCATCAGCACCGCCATGCTGGAAGGGGTGGAAGTCTACACCAGCGCCGCGCAGCTGCCCAACGTCTTCGTGAACTCGTTCAACAGTTGCGGGGTGGTGGCGTTCTGGACCAAGCCCGCGACCACGGGGAAGTGGAGCTGGCGGAAGATGGCGATTGGGCTGGGGGTGTTTTTGCTGCTGGCGGTGGTGTCGCGGTAG
- a CDS encoding HAD family acid phosphatase, whose translation MADHSKPRAVVWDLDGTLADDRARAHFVEVEAGRARDWQSYFDALDQDPPIAASMEVLRAMRAAGIRIIFLTGRPHYTRPKTERWLEANGLAEYDLLVMRPEGDGRPAGFFKVEAVHRLRREYELVCAFEDRIDVANHLRQAGIPVFLFGAGMEAAAEALEALDATEDEVLREAEHKEHGPQ comes from the coding sequence GTGGCGGACCATAGCAAGCCCAGAGCGGTGGTCTGGGACCTGGACGGCACGCTGGCAGACGACCGGGCGCGCGCGCACTTCGTGGAGGTGGAGGCGGGGCGCGCGCGCGACTGGCAGTCGTACTTCGACGCACTCGACCAGGACCCGCCGATCGCGGCATCCATGGAGGTGCTGCGCGCGATGCGCGCGGCCGGCATCCGCATCATCTTCCTCACCGGGCGCCCCCACTACACGCGCCCCAAGACGGAGCGGTGGCTGGAAGCGAACGGCCTCGCGGAGTACGACCTCCTGGTGATGCGCCCCGAAGGGGACGGGCGCCCCGCCGGCTTCTTCAAGGTGGAAGCCGTCCACCGCCTGCGCCGCGAGTACGAGCTGGTGTGCGCCTTCGAAGACCGCATCGACGTCGCCAACCACCTGCGCCAGGCGGGGATACCCGTCTTCCTCTTCGGCGCCGGGATGGAGGCCGCGGCCGAGGCCCTCGAAGCCCTCGACGCCACCGAGGACGAGGTGCTGCGGGAGGCCGAACACAAGGAACACGGCCCCCAATAG